The region GCCTTTTCGATTTCGTCCAGCAGGATCACAGCTCGAGGATTTTCCGCCACAAAACCCGTAAGGGTCCCGGGACGAGCCGCCTTGTAAAAGCCCTCGGCCCCAAACAGCTGTTCAAAATTCTGTGGGCCGGCAAAGCTACCCATATCGAACCGCCGGAAGGCAACTCGCTCCCCTTCGATCTCTTGCAGGACAGCAGCAAAACGCTCCGCGAGGAGCGTCTTCCCCACTCCGGGCGGCCCGAGAAATGTAAAAATGCCCCGGGGGCCTTCGGATTTCCTGCCCAGGCACGCCTCCCAATAGGCGTTCACCAGCATTTGGATTGCATTTTCTTGCCCCAGGACTTCTTCGCTCAACCTCTGCTCTAAGGTCTGAACTCTGGTTCGCAGGTCCTCAAGGAATCGGAACACCGGAGAGACAATAGCCTTCGCCACCACCTTGTTGTTTTGGAGCCACGCAGCTACGGCGGGGTCAGCTCGCTGCGCCAGGATTGCCGAAAGCAGCAGATTCGATGGAAGCTTCGGATCCTGGGCGAAAACCTCTTGTACCGCCTGGCGCAGAACGCCGTCCAAGGGCAGGCGCTCGTCCTTCTCGGGAACCTGCTTTGCACGCTCCAGAAGCTGGACAATGTCCTCACTCCAAACCGGGCTCTCTCCGATCACCTGCGTAATCGGCTTCGCATCGGAAGGGGAAAGCTCTCCGCTCAAGACAGCACAGGCCCCGCACAGCACATCCAGTGCTGTAAGGGCGTTTCGGTTATCGGCGCGAGCGGCCCGTTTGGCCCACCGCAGGATTTGCTCGGTTACCGGATCCAATTGGGCCATAGTTTCCCTTAAAGCTCGGTCGGGGGTTTCGGATCGCTAGAGTCAACTACTAAGGAATCGCCTACAACCCCAGTTGTTGAAGTTCCAAAGGCAAGTCTCACGCTGTCCTAGCGAGCCAGGTTCTCC is a window of Thermoanaerobaculum aquaticum DNA encoding:
- a CDS encoding AAA family ATPase, which translates into the protein MSGELSPSDAKPITQVIGESPVWSEDIVQLLERAKQVPEKDERLPLDGVLRQAVQEVFAQDPKLPSNLLLSAILAQRADPAVAAWLQNNKVVAKAIVSPVFRFLEDLRTRVQTLEQRLSEEVLGQENAIQMLVNAYWEACLGRKSEGPRGIFTFLGPPGVGKTLLAERFAAVLQEIEGERVAFRRFDMGSFAGPQNFEQLFGAEGFYKAARPGTLTGFVAENPRAVILLDEIEKA